A genomic segment from Capra hircus breed San Clemente chromosome 15, ASM170441v1, whole genome shotgun sequence encodes:
- the AKIP1 gene encoding A-kinase-interacting protein 1 produces MENCLVAAALNGVDRRSLQRSARLGQEVLERAKRRAVDWPSVELPKGSVGIVSRVRHYGERGPAASPQRLLPGKREDRHPTLSASFRTMAEYMNYTSSQCGKYYSSAPEEGGATHVYRYHRGTSELHLCSDAGSGRRKDSGLSVGGMHQPSECVLKAPQSAENISKDLYIEVYPGTYSVTVGADDLTKKTHVVAVDSGQSVDLVFPI; encoded by the exons ATGGAGAACTGTCTGGTGGCCGCGGCGCTGAACGGGGTGGACCGACGTTCCCTGCAGCGTTCGGCTAGGCTGGGTCAGGAAGTGCTGGAGCGGGCCAAGAGGAGGGCGGTGGACTGGCCTTCGGTGGAGCTTCCCAAAGGCAGCGTGGGGATCGTTTCCCGGGTGCGGCACTATGGAGAAAGAGGGCCGGCAGCCAGCCCCCAGCGCCTTCTCCCAGGAAAG AGAGAAGACAGACACCCGACCCTCAGTGCTTCCTTCAGAACAATGGCTGAATACATGAACTACACTTCAAGTCAGTGTGGG AAATATTACTCATCTGCACCAGAAGAAGGAGGGGCAACCCACGTCTACCGCTATCACAGAGGGACATCGGAGCTGCACCTGTGCTCTGATGCGGGGAGTGGTCGG AGAAAAGACTCAGGCCTTAGTGTTGGAGGCATGCATCAACCGTCAGAGTGTGTGCTGAAGGCACCCCAGTCT GCTGAGAACATCTCTAAGGACCTCTACATAGAAGTATATCCAGGGACCTATTCTGTCACTGTGGGTGCAGATGACTTGACCAAAAAGACTCACGTGGTAGCAGTTGATTCCGGACAAAGTGTGGACTTGGTCTTCCCCATATGA